In Luteolibacter arcticus, one genomic interval encodes:
- a CDS encoding beta strand repeat-containing protein codes for MPTVSVSRATLLATSFGLAAVSHANDIIKLDNTTALNDGASWTGLAVPGSGDVAVWNNTVLAANTTLLGGDLSWSGIRVANPGGAVAINAGNTLTLGAAGIDMSTATQNLALTNAIALGAAQNWNIASGRTLTAAGALSGAGLVKSGAGTAVLGGSNASWANGFTVSQGKVQMGTGANSAFGTGNIALGDSNSATEPVSLSFQGITANTTVGNITVANFGGGTTILGTLNAANSNAAPTIPTLTLNKAVTLSVGETTATNRASDLIFGTITGTGAGAGEDSLILTGTSTAGTTTLRTSITNGGAASNFTGNVRISAARWQMQNRSYVANTLANQNLVVPDTSSVTMNAGTTWSITHGIETINGLGGSGTINAGGGAYLDVANNGHLTVGGGNGSGNFSGSVSGITLRKIGTGTQTLSGTVDNSSSSAIVEAGTLVFAKDSATMRAVGGSATVKGGTLQLAGTGGDQFFQDADLIVTAGTFDMNGRSETIDALSGAGGTVLNSAATTTSLLTVGSGNSTGTGSYSGVIANGDGILALTKSGAGTLTLNGANTHTGTLTVNAGTLALGATGSITAPLVVNSGGTFAPAAGSTYTSPAITVNTGGTLNGTATGGFLIRDNTTLTGEGAVTGGLTLGSTTGAGLAVNLATSGALAVTGSVTLNGTAALQPSSLAPGSSVVLTYTGSLLGTGAFSASSSGTRTAPVINTSVPGIVTINHVAGPGITWAGGDGMWDLSGSNWDNGGTSAFFNLDSVTFPQTAGTYDITIPGGTVVSPNAITFTHTSGTYTIGGAGTIAGATGLNLSGTGTVVLNTANTFLGKTIVDAGTLLINSESALGGNPVSLVADQLTLVNGGALGGTANLALDDANRGITLGTGGGRFLPAVDTTMTVNRPLAGNGGLTVAGAGTLALNYTSGTIATPLQIDSGTLNLKYDAGNVTYSGPITGSSGILRLEGTGASATTGLTLTGTNSFTGETHIYGRRIFLNTTGGNAIGGDVVFKQTSWPYHDLSLSQNEQIADTAVLRWDQPAGQDVYEFRLNGKTETVAGLISSVTSPSIIENAGYDGSNDNNIPAGKLIVNTPVGANHSYTGALRNENGGTGNGALSFEKAGPGTQTLVGNFSYTGTTTVSGGKLVLEDPSNATTTFVSSGATLATGATLELKRTGGTWSIAVPISGSGNLLKSGSGAATLSGTQSYTGTTTIEDGTLSFTGSFASQVIDVQSLGTLGTTTVGTGTTVKGNGLLVGVTFASGSTLTPGTASTIDTMFGDGAISFAAGSTCAMNVDRTGGSITSDQLINMDAITYGGTLTLTATGQAFQSGNVVSLFPGATSYGGGFTTVSLPSLGAGLSWDLSNLTVDGSIQVVSSTPTPVFNPPAGGYIGAQSVSISSASGATIYYTMNGSTPTTSSPSGPSPITGLAIPTNSSVTIKAFAKKTGLGDSPVASATYNTLDLPVWITDFDGSWQDAVNWQGGVIAQGTGAVANFSTLTTTGTNTVSLDGLRTVGKLIFGDQGNAHEWGVAAGTGGSLTLNNGANAPVVDVVNQAATISAGITSSNGLRKEGAGRLNLTADNSISGPLTVVAGTLNFGASGAFPNGPAITLGATGSVDPTVALGFGGGTTIGALTVPAGVTGATLALPQNVGTFGHTVAGATLGSPLTIAQSNASGINWSQLTWNTKLTGNGGGSGNDTLVLSNTGTTQNYFTMGTGVVNDFLGNVRVKGFIAAQSGSVGSNFMIPDASMLIIESGQWRWNQAGFVETIDGLAGAGAMTNPGNVTLTIDASNADNHGDRLFSGSLGTLGGVLTKNGTGSQSFSGTGVTYTNATTINAGTLALTDTTAFASSAVTVNGGKLLVNNATGTGTGTTATIAVKTGATLAGAGSVSGVTTIEAGGTIAPGDASAGTLAANTVTLAGSYPCQLDGAAGDRLSVTGALTIDPAASITVSTLGTPTESSYTILSYGSLVGPLPVITGIPSGYSVDTSTPGLVKLVSGNAFDGWINGFPGLTNPADKTQTADPDKDGLANVIEFVLNSSPVNGTSTNLPTLTSSGANVVFTYTRRDDAESFNPTVEFDTDLAGTWTTAVDPGNCTIVVAENGSNPDTVTVTIPKGGNPKLFTRLKVAP; via the coding sequence ATGCCCACCGTGTCCGTGTCGCGAGCGACCTTGCTCGCCACCAGCTTCGGCCTCGCGGCCGTCAGCCATGCGAATGACATCATCAAGCTCGACAATACCACCGCGCTGAACGACGGCGCGAGCTGGACAGGACTCGCCGTTCCTGGAAGCGGCGACGTGGCGGTATGGAACAACACGGTCCTCGCGGCCAACACCACCTTGCTGGGTGGCGATCTTTCCTGGAGCGGCATCCGTGTCGCCAATCCAGGCGGTGCGGTCGCGATCAACGCCGGCAATACGCTCACGCTGGGTGCCGCCGGCATCGACATGAGCACGGCGACGCAGAACCTCGCGCTTACCAACGCGATCGCGCTCGGCGCGGCCCAGAATTGGAACATCGCAAGCGGCCGGACACTCACCGCGGCGGGCGCGCTGTCGGGAGCGGGTCTGGTGAAGAGCGGTGCCGGCACCGCGGTGCTTGGCGGGAGCAATGCCTCCTGGGCCAATGGATTCACGGTAAGCCAGGGCAAGGTCCAGATGGGCACGGGCGCAAACTCCGCCTTCGGAACCGGCAACATCGCACTGGGGGATTCGAACAGCGCCACCGAACCGGTCTCGCTCTCCTTCCAAGGCATCACCGCCAATACCACGGTCGGCAACATCACCGTGGCCAACTTCGGCGGCGGCACGACGATCCTCGGCACGCTCAACGCCGCGAACTCCAATGCGGCGCCGACCATTCCCACGCTGACCCTCAACAAGGCGGTGACCCTGAGCGTGGGTGAAACCACGGCGACCAACCGGGCATCCGACCTGATCTTCGGCACGATCACGGGAACCGGCGCGGGAGCGGGCGAAGATTCGCTTATCCTCACCGGCACGAGCACGGCGGGCACCACGACCCTCCGCACTTCCATCACCAATGGCGGTGCCGCCAGCAACTTCACCGGCAACGTCCGCATCTCGGCGGCCCGCTGGCAAATGCAGAACCGGTCCTATGTTGCCAACACCCTCGCCAACCAGAACCTGGTCGTTCCCGACACCTCGAGCGTTACCATGAACGCCGGGACGACATGGAGCATCACCCACGGCATTGAGACGATCAACGGTCTCGGCGGTTCCGGCACGATCAATGCCGGTGGCGGTGCCTATCTCGACGTTGCCAACAACGGTCACCTCACCGTGGGCGGTGGCAATGGCTCCGGAAATTTCAGCGGCTCGGTCAGCGGCATCACCCTGCGCAAGATCGGCACCGGCACCCAGACGCTGTCGGGAACTGTCGATAACTCCAGTTCCTCCGCCATCGTTGAAGCTGGCACGCTGGTGTTCGCAAAGGACTCCGCCACGATGCGTGCCGTGGGCGGATCCGCCACGGTGAAGGGCGGGACCCTGCAACTCGCGGGCACCGGCGGCGACCAGTTCTTTCAGGATGCCGATCTCATCGTCACCGCGGGCACCTTTGACATGAATGGCCGCTCCGAGACCATCGATGCGCTCTCGGGCGCTGGCGGCACCGTGCTCAATAGCGCCGCGACCACCACCTCCCTGCTGACCGTGGGCAGCGGCAACAGCACCGGCACCGGCTCCTACTCCGGAGTGATCGCCAATGGCGACGGCATCCTTGCCCTGACAAAATCCGGCGCGGGCACCCTCACCTTGAACGGGGCCAACACCCACACCGGCACGCTCACGGTCAATGCCGGCACGCTCGCACTTGGCGCGACCGGCAGCATCACCGCTCCACTGGTGGTCAATAGCGGGGGCACCTTCGCCCCGGCCGCTGGCAGCACCTACACCTCTCCCGCCATCACGGTGAATACGGGCGGCACCCTCAATGGGACCGCCACCGGAGGATTCCTGATTCGGGACAATACGACCCTCACTGGCGAAGGTGCCGTGACCGGCGGCCTGACGCTCGGCTCGACCACCGGTGCCGGCCTTGCCGTCAATCTCGCCACCAGCGGCGCTCTCGCGGTCACCGGCAGTGTGACCTTGAATGGAACCGCGGCACTCCAGCCCTCGTCGCTCGCCCCGGGCTCGTCCGTCGTGCTCACCTACACCGGCTCGCTTCTCGGCACCGGTGCCTTCAGTGCGAGCAGCAGCGGCACCCGCACGGCACCGGTGATCAATACCTCGGTCCCCGGCATCGTCACGATCAACCACGTCGCCGGGCCGGGCATCACCTGGGCCGGCGGGGATGGCATGTGGGATCTCTCAGGATCCAATTGGGACAACGGTGGCACCAGCGCCTTCTTCAATCTCGATAGCGTGACCTTCCCGCAAACCGCGGGCACCTACGACATCACGATCCCTGGCGGCACGGTGGTGAGCCCGAATGCGATCACCTTCACCCACACCAGCGGCACTTACACCATCGGCGGCGCGGGCACCATCGCCGGAGCCACCGGCTTGAACCTCTCGGGCACCGGCACGGTGGTTCTCAACACCGCCAACACCTTCCTCGGGAAGACCATCGTCGATGCGGGCACGCTGCTCATCAACAGCGAGAGCGCCCTTGGCGGCAATCCGGTCTCCCTGGTGGCCGATCAACTCACGCTGGTGAATGGCGGCGCGCTCGGCGGCACTGCCAACCTTGCTTTGGACGATGCCAACCGCGGCATCACCCTCGGCACCGGCGGCGGACGTTTCCTGCCTGCAGTGGACACCACCATGACGGTCAATCGCCCGCTGGCGGGCAACGGCGGTCTCACCGTGGCGGGAGCGGGCACCCTCGCGCTCAACTACACCAGTGGCACCATCGCCACGCCGCTGCAGATCGACTCCGGCACCCTGAACCTCAAGTACGATGCCGGGAATGTGACCTACTCCGGCCCGATCACCGGCTCATCCGGCATCCTGCGCCTGGAAGGCACCGGTGCCAGCGCCACCACCGGCCTGACGCTCACCGGCACTAACAGCTTCACCGGCGAGACCCACATCTACGGCCGGCGGATCTTCCTCAATACCACCGGCGGCAACGCGATCGGCGGCGACGTCGTCTTCAAGCAGACCAGTTGGCCTTATCACGACCTGTCGCTCAGCCAGAACGAGCAGATTGCCGACACCGCAGTTCTCCGCTGGGATCAGCCCGCCGGGCAGGACGTCTATGAATTCCGCCTGAATGGTAAGACTGAAACCGTGGCCGGATTGATCTCGTCGGTCACCAGTCCCTCGATCATCGAGAACGCCGGCTACGACGGCAGCAACGACAACAACATCCCGGCCGGCAAGCTGATCGTCAACACGCCGGTCGGTGCCAACCACAGCTACACCGGAGCGCTGCGCAACGAGAACGGCGGCACGGGCAACGGCGCGCTCAGCTTTGAGAAAGCCGGGCCCGGCACGCAGACGCTGGTCGGCAACTTCAGCTACACCGGCACCACCACCGTCAGCGGTGGCAAGCTGGTCCTGGAAGACCCCTCGAATGCCACCACGACCTTCGTGTCGAGCGGTGCCACGCTGGCCACCGGCGCGACGCTGGAGCTCAAGCGCACCGGCGGCACCTGGTCCATCGCCGTTCCCATCAGCGGCTCGGGAAATCTGCTTAAATCCGGAAGCGGAGCGGCCACCCTCTCCGGCACCCAGAGCTACACCGGCACCACCACCATCGAGGATGGCACGCTTTCCTTCACTGGATCCTTCGCCTCGCAGGTCATCGACGTGCAATCCCTTGGCACGCTCGGCACCACGACCGTCGGCACCGGCACCACGGTGAAGGGCAATGGCTTGCTCGTCGGCGTGACCTTCGCCAGCGGCTCGACGCTCACGCCCGGCACGGCATCGACCATCGACACCATGTTCGGCGACGGGGCCATCAGCTTTGCGGCCGGCTCCACCTGCGCCATGAACGTGGATCGCACCGGCGGAAGCATTACCAGCGACCAACTGATCAACATGGATGCCATCACCTATGGCGGCACGCTGACGCTCACGGCCACCGGCCAGGCATTCCAGAGCGGCAATGTGGTTTCCCTCTTCCCGGGTGCCACCAGCTACGGCGGCGGTTTCACCACCGTCAGCCTGCCCAGCCTCGGTGCGGGATTGAGCTGGGATCTGTCCAATCTAACGGTCGATGGCTCGATCCAAGTGGTGAGTTCAACGCCGACGCCGGTCTTCAATCCGCCGGCGGGTGGCTACATCGGCGCCCAATCGGTTTCGATCAGTTCGGCGAGCGGTGCCACCATCTACTACACGATGAACGGCTCGACGCCGACCACCTCGTCGCCGAGCGGCCCGAGTCCGATCACCGGACTCGCGATCCCGACCAACTCCTCGGTCACGATCAAGGCCTTCGCGAAGAAGACCGGCCTGGGGGATAGCCCGGTGGCTAGCGCGACCTACAACACGCTCGATCTGCCGGTCTGGATCACCGACTTCGACGGCTCCTGGCAGGACGCGGTCAACTGGCAAGGCGGGGTGATTGCCCAAGGCACTGGTGCGGTCGCGAACTTCAGCACTCTCACCACCACCGGCACCAACACGGTTTCGCTGGATGGCCTGCGCACGGTTGGCAAGCTGATCTTCGGGGACCAAGGCAACGCGCATGAGTGGGGTGTGGCAGCGGGCACCGGCGGTTCCCTCACGCTGAACAACGGGGCCAATGCCCCGGTGGTCGACGTGGTCAACCAGGCCGCAACCATCAGCGCCGGCATCACCAGCAGCAATGGCCTGCGCAAGGAAGGTGCGGGCAGGCTGAATCTGACGGCTGACAATTCCATCAGCGGTCCGCTGACCGTGGTGGCTGGCACCCTGAACTTCGGTGCGAGCGGTGCCTTCCCGAATGGCCCCGCCATTACCTTGGGAGCCACGGGTTCCGTGGACCCGACGGTCGCTCTCGGCTTTGGGGGTGGCACGACCATCGGCGCGCTGACCGTCCCGGCGGGTGTCACCGGTGCCACGCTCGCGTTGCCGCAGAACGTCGGCACCTTCGGCCACACGGTTGCCGGTGCCACTCTCGGCAGCCCGCTGACGATCGCGCAGAGCAATGCCTCGGGTATCAACTGGTCGCAGCTCACCTGGAACACGAAGCTGACCGGCAACGGCGGCGGCTCCGGCAATGACACGCTGGTCCTCAGCAACACTGGCACGACGCAGAATTACTTCACCATGGGAACGGGAGTCGTGAACGACTTCCTCGGCAACGTCCGCGTGAAGGGCTTCATCGCTGCCCAGAGCGGTAGTGTGGGAAGCAACTTCATGATTCCCGATGCTTCGATGCTCATCATCGAGAGCGGCCAGTGGCGCTGGAATCAGGCAGGCTTCGTGGAAACCATCGACGGCCTGGCCGGCGCGGGAGCCATGACCAATCCGGGCAACGTGACGTTGACCATCGATGCGTCGAATGCCGACAACCACGGCGACCGACTCTTCAGCGGATCGCTCGGCACGCTGGGCGGGGTGTTGACCAAGAACGGCACCGGCAGCCAGTCCTTCAGCGGCACCGGCGTCACCTACACCAATGCCACCACCATCAACGCTGGCACGCTGGCGCTTACCGACACCACCGCGTTCGCTTCGAGTGCGGTCACGGTGAACGGCGGCAAGCTGCTGGTGAACAATGCCACCGGCACGGGCACCGGCACCACCGCCACCATCGCGGTGAAGACCGGCGCCACCTTGGCCGGCGCGGGCAGCGTGAGCGGTGTCACGACGATTGAGGCTGGGGGCACGATTGCTCCCGGTGATGCATCGGCCGGCACCTTGGCCGCGAACACCGTCACCCTCGCCGGCAGCTACCCCTGCCAGCTCGACGGAGCCGCAGGCGACCGCCTCAGTGTCACCGGTGCGCTCACCATCGATCCGGCAGCGTCCATCACTGTCAGCACGCTGGGGACTCCCACCGAATCCAGCTACACGATCCTGAGCTATGGCTCGCTGGTCGGCCCCTTGCCGGTGATCACGGGCATTCCCTCGGGCTACAGCGTGGATACCTCCACGCCCGGACTGGTGAAGCTGGTCAGTGGCAATGCGTTCGACGGTTGGATCAATGGCTTCCCCGGCCTGACCAATCCCGCCGACAAGACCCAGACCGCGGATCCGGACAAGGATGGCCTCGCCAATGTCATCGAGTTCGTCCTCAACAGCAGCCCCGTCAATGGGACCTCCACCAATCTGCCGACGCTCACGTCGAGTGGTGCGAACGTGGTCTTCACCTACACGCGCCGCGATGATGCGGAGTCGTTCAATCCGACCGTCGAGTTCGATACCGATCTTGCCGGCACCTGGACCACCGCGGTGGATCCGGGGAACTGCACCATCGTGGTGGCGGAGAACGGCAGCAATCCCGACACGGTCACGGTCACGATTCCCAAGGGAGGCAACCCGAAGCTGTTCACGCGGCTGAAGGTGGCACCCTGA
- a CDS encoding CotH kinase family protein, whose translation MSHSLLAVLCGLLPLTALSEVLPTPSITAATPGADANFTADNLFDSAAEVLGGEYKTNAGGTNTFVDFDFGSAVAIDGFVNVTRESNTASSKVSNSCLIFDTDGVSGFNAAADTVVSFTAANTGERGQGFVNRFPKVSARKVRWQVLTTVSGTNGNTGGMEMRFLRAPEGAAPIAGVAAVAGSPALNATLALSNAANGVAGRTLPGVAMTPGVAYASNGQGTGTEIDFDLGQIQPVTGFDFFDNLEAEQRVQAFELVFSNAADFSTTVATRSYSGNSQFTVWDSFAAISARYVRYRVTACAGVNPGLSDIVFYAGSTGTLPGGFSATANPANGWQHGSKATPQAEELSPFEVAAAAAAGIPCTRWSDGGEEPAFAGTAPAAAWGAGWGSSTADWEAGRLYHAWRSGHGFPIVSRFTVAKAGAYNLTASWRSHTVSGCAASAWVVVNGSTVASATLSGFAGTTGGTTTSSGSAPVANAAAYGLSLAAGSTVDIVTMPASANGNVAVIASIAETTVAAETTTTPVIREFCAANDGALDDEDGDSSDWIEIYNGTGATVDLAGWGLTDKSGQPKQWTFPSRLLAHGQRLVVFASGKDAAKRPGYGPASELHTNFSLSKGGEFLGLARPAGTFATSFGTSFPEQYDGLTYGRGSNDVTGFMTPTPGAANGLATTVPPALLVFSVPPGIVSGNKLVTISGHAAQHTVRYTTDGSEPTMTNGSTYNGLSLSVTASLTLRARAFANGIGGPLAAATYTRLGSTAQYGITPGSFAGSLPVLVIDASAAPPGDKTPVTARFTLIDRALADGKARLAGAPALTTRGTIKLRGQWSASFPKKSYAVEFWDEADRDRALEVLGMPAESDWTLYAAYQTDPDFLRNVLMYDLYRRMGRWAPRTRYVEVFFNTTAGSSLDAADYHGIYVLREKIKVDGDRVDIAKMTAADNSGDALTGGYIIAHDKYGNFEQTHPELLTGNRDGIPHWPYTGGGAFIYKTPSVTDITAAQKAYISDYVLKCDAAIAAPGFHHPVTGLHYTDYIGRDSFIDHHMMMAFAKNLDGIRISTYFEKDRGKKLKMSALWDNDLSQFPADAGSAGDNPATWNSDMPVSANYTDYFSVDGRTAEGWFHYLHQDPGYLQEWVDRYDRWRREGALDLATVHALMDAASAELTAPDNSGIASANTPVARNYARWSRSTRGITTNGSNAASVIFGSASNSEINLHKSWLTQRLAFMDSWVLRKPVPSVAPGVVAAGSVLQLGSPDLTGAAKIYYTLDRSDPLKEDGTLAPGAVEWSGPLTLVSSAVVTARLHQPSSATPKHRPWSAPLVAGYVIDARPAAAANLTVSELMYHPADPTVEEIAAGFADPEDFEFIELRNVGGGRINLWNARFTEGIDFTFPLTLDPALAELDPGESVLLVSRPEAFLFRYGAAASARVAGAFDDGDHLANSGERLVLVNAAGATILEFTYTDEPPWPTEADGGGLSLHYLGGPPDDAAGWTAKLPDPGAPPSDTDGDGQTDSDEWLAGTDPADAGSVFRMTAPAINPSGDFTVRFPVAAGHRYRVERSIDLIEWVPAQGEFVAPASGLHTFTTAVVGGVPVFFRVVAIARP comes from the coding sequence ATGTCCCATTCCTTGCTGGCCGTGCTCTGCGGCTTGTTGCCGCTAACCGCGCTGTCGGAAGTGTTGCCGACTCCATCCATCACCGCTGCCACGCCGGGAGCGGATGCCAATTTCACGGCGGACAACTTGTTCGATAGCGCCGCGGAAGTACTAGGCGGGGAGTACAAGACGAATGCCGGCGGCACGAACACGTTCGTGGATTTCGACTTCGGCAGCGCGGTGGCGATCGATGGCTTTGTCAACGTGACCCGCGAGTCGAACACCGCGAGCAGCAAGGTATCAAATAGTTGCCTGATCTTCGATACCGATGGCGTGTCCGGCTTCAATGCCGCCGCCGATACCGTGGTGAGCTTCACCGCGGCCAATACCGGCGAGCGCGGCCAAGGCTTCGTCAACCGCTTCCCGAAGGTGAGCGCGCGCAAGGTGCGCTGGCAGGTGCTGACCACCGTCTCCGGCACCAATGGCAACACCGGCGGGATGGAGATGCGCTTCCTGCGCGCGCCGGAGGGGGCTGCTCCCATCGCTGGCGTGGCGGCGGTGGCCGGGTCGCCCGCATTGAATGCCACCCTCGCATTGTCGAACGCCGCCAATGGTGTGGCAGGCCGCACGCTGCCCGGAGTCGCGATGACACCCGGCGTGGCTTATGCCAGCAACGGGCAAGGGACCGGCACCGAGATCGACTTCGACCTCGGGCAAATCCAGCCTGTCACCGGCTTCGACTTTTTCGACAACCTCGAGGCCGAGCAGCGGGTCCAGGCCTTCGAGTTGGTCTTCAGCAATGCGGCGGATTTCTCGACGACGGTGGCGACCCGCAGCTATTCGGGAAACTCGCAGTTCACGGTGTGGGATAGCTTTGCGGCGATCTCCGCCCGCTACGTCCGCTATCGCGTCACCGCCTGTGCCGGGGTCAATCCGGGCTTGTCGGACATCGTTTTCTACGCGGGGTCCACTGGCACCTTGCCGGGTGGTTTCTCGGCCACCGCGAATCCGGCCAATGGCTGGCAACACGGCAGCAAGGCCACGCCGCAGGCGGAGGAGTTATCGCCCTTCGAGGTGGCGGCTGCGGCGGCTGCGGGCATCCCTTGCACCCGCTGGAGCGATGGCGGCGAAGAGCCTGCGTTCGCTGGCACGGCACCGGCCGCAGCGTGGGGCGCGGGGTGGGGGAGTTCGACCGCGGACTGGGAAGCCGGTCGCCTTTACCATGCGTGGCGCAGTGGCCATGGCTTTCCCATCGTCTCGCGATTCACGGTCGCGAAGGCCGGCGCCTACAATCTAACAGCCTCGTGGCGCAGTCACACGGTCAGCGGTTGCGCGGCCTCCGCGTGGGTCGTGGTGAATGGCAGCACGGTGGCGAGTGCCACGCTCAGCGGATTCGCCGGGACCACTGGCGGCACGACCACGTCCTCCGGCAGCGCGCCGGTGGCGAATGCCGCGGCCTACGGGCTGTCGCTCGCCGCGGGAAGTACGGTGGACATCGTAACGATGCCGGCATCGGCCAATGGCAATGTCGCGGTGATCGCGTCGATCGCCGAAACCACTGTGGCGGCGGAGACCACCACCACGCCGGTGATCCGGGAATTCTGCGCCGCGAATGACGGGGCGCTGGACGATGAGGATGGCGATAGCTCGGACTGGATCGAAATCTACAACGGCACCGGAGCGACCGTCGATCTCGCCGGCTGGGGACTCACCGACAAGTCCGGCCAGCCGAAGCAATGGACCTTCCCGTCGCGGCTGCTCGCTCACGGCCAGCGGCTGGTGGTCTTCGCCTCCGGGAAGGATGCGGCCAAGCGACCCGGCTACGGTCCGGCCAGCGAGCTGCACACCAATTTTTCCCTGTCGAAAGGCGGCGAGTTCCTCGGCTTGGCGAGACCGGCGGGAACGTTTGCCACGTCGTTCGGAACGTCCTTTCCGGAGCAATACGACGGACTCACCTACGGCAGGGGATCGAATGACGTGACCGGCTTCATGACGCCGACGCCCGGAGCGGCCAATGGCCTCGCCACCACGGTGCCGCCCGCGCTGCTGGTTTTCTCCGTGCCGCCGGGCATCGTCAGCGGCAACAAGCTCGTCACGATCAGCGGCCATGCCGCCCAGCACACGGTCCGCTACACCACCGACGGCAGCGAGCCGACGATGACGAATGGCAGCACTTACAACGGCTTGTCCCTTTCGGTCACCGCGAGCCTCACGTTGCGTGCGCGGGCCTTTGCCAATGGCATCGGCGGGCCGCTCGCCGCGGCCACTTACACGCGGCTGGGATCCACCGCGCAGTATGGCATCACGCCCGGCAGCTTCGCCGGAAGCCTGCCGGTGCTGGTGATCGATGCCTCGGCCGCACCGCCGGGGGACAAGACCCCGGTGACGGCGCGCTTCACGCTGATCGACCGGGCTCTCGCCGATGGCAAGGCGCGGCTTGCCGGGGCTCCCGCGCTGACCACGCGTGGCACGATCAAGCTGCGCGGCCAGTGGTCGGCCAGCTTCCCGAAGAAGAGCTACGCGGTCGAGTTCTGGGACGAGGCGGATCGAGACCGGGCGCTGGAAGTGCTCGGCATGCCGGCCGAGTCGGATTGGACGCTCTACGCCGCCTACCAGACCGACCCCGACTTCCTGCGCAATGTGCTGATGTACGATCTTTATCGTAGGATGGGTCGCTGGGCGCCGCGCACGCGCTACGTCGAGGTCTTTTTCAACACCACGGCCGGCAGTTCGCTCGATGCCGCGGACTACCACGGGATCTACGTCCTGCGCGAGAAGATCAAGGTGGACGGCGACCGCGTGGACATCGCGAAGATGACCGCGGCGGACAACAGCGGCGACGCACTCACCGGCGGCTACATCATCGCCCACGACAAGTACGGGAACTTCGAGCAGACCCACCCCGAGCTGCTGACCGGCAATCGCGACGGCATTCCCCACTGGCCCTACACCGGTGGCGGCGCGTTCATCTACAAGACGCCCTCGGTGACCGACATCACCGCGGCGCAGAAGGCTTACATTTCCGACTACGTTTTGAAATGCGACGCCGCGATCGCCGCACCCGGTTTCCACCATCCGGTGACGGGGCTCCACTACACCGACTACATCGGGCGCGATTCCTTCATCGATCATCACATGATGATGGCCTTCGCCAAGAACCTCGACGGCATCCGGATCAGCACCTATTTCGAAAAGGACCGGGGGAAGAAGCTCAAGATGTCGGCGCTGTGGGACAATGACCTGTCGCAATTCCCCGCGGACGCCGGGAGCGCGGGCGACAACCCGGCCACCTGGAACAGCGACATGCCCGTTTCGGCGAACTACACCGACTACTTCTCGGTGGATGGCCGCACCGCCGAGGGCTGGTTCCACTACCTCCACCAGGATCCCGGCTACCTGCAGGAGTGGGTGGACCGCTACGACCGCTGGCGCAGGGAAGGTGCGCTCGACCTCGCGACGGTCCACGCGTTGATGGATGCCGCTTCCGCCGAACTCACCGCCCCGGACAACAGCGGGATCGCCTCGGCCAATACCCCGGTGGCCCGCAACTACGCCCGCTGGTCGCGCAGCACCCGCGGCATCACCACGAACGGCTCCAATGCCGCGAGCGTGATCTTCGGCAGCGCGTCTAACAGCGAGATCAATCTCCACAAGAGCTGGCTCACCCAGCGGCTCGCCTTCATGGACTCGTGGGTGCTGCGCAAGCCGGTGCCCTCGGTCGCTCCCGGTGTGGTGGCCGCGGGCAGCGTGCTCCAGCTTGGCTCACCCGATCTCACCGGCGCGGCGAAGATTTATTACACGCTCGATCGCAGCGATCCGCTGAAGGAAGACGGCACCCTGGCTCCCGGTGCGGTGGAATGGAGCGGCCCACTCACGCTGGTCTCATCCGCCGTCGTCACCGCCCGCTTGCATCAGCCATCGTCTGCCACGCCGAAGCATCGGCCATGGAGTGCGCCGCTGGTGGCCGGCTACGTCATCGATGCGCGACCCGCAGCGGCGGCGAATCTAACAGTCAGCGAGCTGATGTACCATCCGGCTGATCCGACGGTGGAAGAAATCGCGGCCGGGTTCGCCGATCCCGAGGACTTCGAGTTCATCGAACTCCGCAACGTGGGCGGAGGCCGGATCAACCTGTGGAATGCGCGATTCACCGAAGGGATCGACTTTACCTTTCCGCTCACACTTGATCCCGCGCTGGCCGAATTGGATCCTGGCGAATCGGTGCTGCTGGTGAGCCGGCCGGAGGCATTCCTGTTCCGCTACGGCGCGGCGGCCTCGGCGCGGGTGGCAGGAGCTTTCGACGACGGCGACCACCTGGCGAACTCCGGCGAACGGCTGGTGCTGGTGAACGCTGCCGGTGCCACCATCCTCGAATTCACCTACACGGATGAGCCGCCGTGGCCGACGGAGGCCGATGGCGGTGGCCTGTCTCTCCACTATCTCGGCGGCCCGCCGGACGATGCTGCCGGCTGGACTGCCAAGCTACCCGACCCGGGAGCCCCCCCCTCCGACACCGATGGCGACGGTCAAACCGACAGCGACGAATGGCTTGCGGGCACCGACCCTGCCGATGCCGGCAGCGTTTTCCGGATGACCGCTCCGGCCATCAATCCAAGCGGTGATTTCACCGTCCGCTTCCCGGTCGCCGCGGGTCACCGTTACCGGGTCGAGCGATCCATCGATTTGATCGAATGGGTGCCGGCGCAGGGGGAATTCGTGGCTCCGGCGAGCGGTTTGCACACTTTCACCACTGCGGTGGTGGGGGGGGTGCCTGTGTTTTTCCGCGTGGTCGCCATCGCGCGGCCGTGA